A stretch of the Vigna radiata var. radiata cultivar VC1973A chromosome 7, Vradiata_ver6, whole genome shotgun sequence genome encodes the following:
- the LOC106767610 gene encoding uncharacterized protein LOC106767610 has protein sequence MAHQPTCPSLLNPLPQTHTSIFLNSNMEVALELEDDLFFADLSKQISLLIMDEEEDQEHPLASSPQEHHFQTYSSGSFYHHPQSAILYEHALRRQSKGTGVFIPQSTQPRRKHRKGRSSSNAKHQKQSPVPIKKPVSNPKMVADTYMSSQKTA, from the exons atggcccaccaacccacatGCCCATCTCTATTAAACCCTCTCCCACAAACACACACATCAATCTTTCTTAACTCTAATATGGAGGTTGCTCTGGAACTAGAAGATGACCTCTTTTTTGCTGACTTGAGCAAGCAGATTTCTCTCCTCATTATGGACGAAGAAGAAGATCAAGAACACCCTCTTGCTTCTTCACCTCAAGAACACCACTTTCAG aCCTATTCTTCTGGGTCATTCTATCATCATCCACAGTCTGCTATTCTGTATGAGCATGCTTTGAGAAGACAGAGCAAAGGGACAGGGGTGTTTATCCCTCAATCCACTCAGCCCAGAAGGAAGCACAGGAAAGGAAGATCAAGCTCAAACGCAAAACATCAAAAGCAGTCTCCAGTTCCTATTAAAAAACCAGTTTCGAATCCCAAAATGGTTGCGGATACGTACATGTCTTCCCAGAAAACTGCATAA
- the LOC106766555 gene encoding NADPH-dependent aldehyde reductase 1, chloroplastic-like yields the protein MASNKFPPQSQKTQPGKEHVMDPLPQTIHADYKPSNKLKGKVALVTGGDSGIGRAVCLCFAKEGATVAFTYVKGHEDRDKDDTLKMLLEAKTGGADDPLAIAADIGFDENCKQVVELVVKEYGRIDVLVNNAAEQHLTDSVEEITQQQIERVFGTNIFSQFFLVKHALKHMKKGSSIINSTSVNAYNGNPEALDYTATKGAIVSFTRGLSQQVASRGIRVNAVAPGPVWTPIQPASKCGEMIEKLGCEVPMKRAAQPSEIAPCYLFLATAQDSSYFTGQVLHPNGGEIVNA from the exons ATGGCCAGCAATAAGTTCCCACCTCAAAGCCAGAAAACGCAGCCGGGAAAAGAACATGTAATGGATCCTCTCCCACAAACCATACATGCAGACTACAAACCCTCCAATAAACTTAAG GGCAAGGTGGCGCTGGTGACAGGAGGTGACTCGGGAATTGGCAGAGCGGTTTGTCTGTGTTTCGCTAAAGAGGGTGCAACGGTGGCTTTCACATACGTAAAGGGGCATGAGGACAGGGATAAAGATGACACTCTGAAGATGCTGCTAGAAGCTAAAACAGGTGGTGCAGATGATCCCTTGGCAATAGCGGCGGATATTGGCTTTGATGAGAACTGCAAGCAGGTGGTTGAGCTAGTTGTTAAAGAATATGGACGCATCGATGTTCTGGTGAACAATGCAGCCGAACAGCATTTAACAGACTCCGTAGAGGAAATCACTCAGCAGCAGATTGAAAGAGTGTTCGGGACCAATATATTTTCACAGTTCTTTTTGGTCAA gcATGCTCTGAAGCACATGAAAAAAGGGAGTTCCATCATCAACTCTACTTCAGTTAACGCCTACAATGGGAATCCAGAAGCGTTGGACTACACTGCTACTAAGGGAGCTATTGTTTCCTTCACGAGAGGTCTTTCTCAGCAGGTGGCGAGCAGGGGAATCAGAGTGAATGCCGTTGCACCTGGACCAGTTTGGACGCCGATACAACCTGCTTCAAAGTGTGGTGAAATGATTGAGAAGTTGGGGTGTGAGGTGCCAATGAAGCGTGCGGCTCAGCCTAGTGAGATTGCACCATGTTATTTGTTCTTGGCAACTGCTCAGGACTCTTCCTATTTTACTGGTCAAGTCCTCCATCCAAACG GTGGAGAGATCGTGAATGCTTAA
- the LOC106769438 gene encoding protein root UVB sensitive 6, translated as MAPNPMKMNTKQSANSSTTSIAASAAASSQEILVRETLRISANLASAPLLQTPSSLTMICCEEIDGRRWKYVAETDASGHFKKNSFRPLSLQSPQAPLDELLAFVRSYVVPEGFPDSVTPSYVPYMTWRALKHFFGGAMGVFTTQTLLSSVGVSRNRATPGAVAINWILKDGAGRVGKMLFARQGKKFDYDLKQLRFAGDLLMELGAGVELATSAVPHLFLPLACAANVVKNVAAVTSTSTRTPIYKAFAKGENIGDVTAKGECVGNIADLLGTGLSIMIAKRNPSLVTTFSLLSCGYILSSYREVKSVVLHTLNCARFSVAVESFLKTGRVPTLQEGNMNENIFSFPWRDKPVVLGSRVKEAFQDPSAYIAIEPLFDREKYIVTYNPLKHKVYAVLKDQAKSDDILKAAFHANVLFSLLNSNESKASSLKESGDLNSNVRHTIADIEACMADTCKIVTNSYGLFKNKAKEQGWTMSESLLNPGRARLYSPDNR; from the exons ATGGCTCCCAACCCAATGAAGATGAACACCAAGCAATCTGCGAATTCCAGTACAACTAGCATAGCAGCGTCAGCAGCAGCTTCGTCCCAGGAGATTCTCGTCCGTGAAACGCTGCGTATCAGCGCCAATTTGGCCTCCGCCCCTCTCCTCCAAACACCTTCCTCCCTCACCATGATCTGCTGCGAGGAAATCGATGGCCGTCGATGGAAGTACGTCGCCGAGACCGATGCCTCCGGTCATTTCAAGAAGAATTCCTTTCGACCTCTCTCCCTGCAGTCTCCCCAGGCCCCTCTCGAC GAACTTCTCGCTTTCGTTAGATCCTATGTTGTTCCCGAGGGTTTCCCCGACAGTGTTACTCCTTCCTACGTCCCCTACATGACATGGAGGGCTCTTAAG CACTTTTTTGGTGGAGCAATGGGCGTTTTCACCACGCAGACCCTCTTGAGTTCAGTTGGCGTCTCCAGAAACAGGGCTACTCCTGGGGCTGTCGCCATCAACTGGATTCTTAAG GACGGCGCTGGTCGTGTGGGGAAGATGCTGTTTGCTCGCCAAGGAAAGAAATTTGATTATGACCTCAAACAG CTGCGTTTTGCGGGTGATCTTCTGATGGAGTTGGGTGCTGGAGTTGAACTGGCAACTTCTGCAGTGCCGCATCTGTTTCTACCTTTGGCTTGTGCTGCGAATGTAGTAAAG AACGTTGCTGCTGTAACATCAACATCGACTCGGACGCCGATTTACAAAGCCTTTGCCAAAGGTGAAAACATAGGGGATGTCACTGCTAAAGGAGAATGTGTTGGCAATATTGCGGACCTG TTAGGAACTGGTTTGAGCATAATGATTGCCAAAAGGAATCCGTCGCTTGTCACCACATTTTCCCTCCTTTCATGTGGATATATCCTTAGCTCTTATAGAGAG GTTAAATCTGTTGTTTTGCACACACTTAACTGTGCAAGATTCAGTGTGGCAGTAGAATCCTTCCTCAAGACAG GACGAGTTCCCACTTTGCAGGAGGGCAATATGAATGAGAACATATTCAGTTTTCCATGGAGAGATAAGCCTGTTGTCCTTG GATCAAGAGTCAAGGAAGCATTCCAAGACCCTAGTGCATATATTGCCATAGAGCCCTTGTTTGAT AGGGAGAAATATATTGTTACGTATAACCCCTTGAAACACAAGGTTTATGCTGTGCTCAAGGATCAGGCAAAGTCAGATGACATTCTAAAAGCAGCATTCCAC GCTAATGTGCTCTTCAGTTTGTTAAATTCAAATGAAAGCAAGGCCTCGTCTTTGAAGGAAAGTGGGGATCTTAACTCAAACGTGAGGCACACAATTGCTGATATTGAGGCTTGTATGGCTGATACTTGCAAGATTGTAACAAATTCTTATGGTCTTTTCAAGAATAAAGCTAAGGAGCAG GGTTGGACAATGTCAGAATCACTTCTAAATCCTGGTCGAGCTAGGCTGTATTCACCTGATAATAGATGA